One genomic window of Centroberyx gerrardi isolate f3 chromosome 15, fCenGer3.hap1.cur.20231027, whole genome shotgun sequence includes the following:
- the klc1b gene encoding kinesin light chain 1b isoform X1 — protein sequence MSTMVYPREEKLEKLSQEEIISNTKLVIQGLEALKNEHNSILHSLLETIKCLKKDEEANLVHEKSNLLRKSVEMIELGLGEAQVMMALSNHLNAVESEKQKLRAQVRRLCQENQWLRDELANTQQKLQKSEQSVAQLEEEKKHLEFMNQLKKYDEDVSPTQEEKDGETPKDSLDDLFPNDEEEHGPGMQHQHNSAAVAAAQQGGYEIPARLRTLHNLVIQYASQGRYEVAVPLCKQALEDLEKTSGHDHPDVATMLNILALVYRDQNKYKEAAHLLNDALSIREKTLGKDHPAVAATLNNLAVLYGKRGKYKEAEPLCKRALEIREKVLGKDHPDVAKQLNNLALLCQNQGKYEEVEYYYCRALEIYESRLGPDDPNVAKTKNNLASCFLKQGKYKEAEILYKEILTRAHEKEFGSVDAENKPIWMHAEEREEMSKGKHRDNTPYGEYGGWYKACKVNSPTVNTTLRNLGALYRRQGKLEAAETLEECAMRSRKQGIDPIHQTRVVEILKDGDGERRRSRDSLSNVKYESGSETGEEVSMGVEWNGDGSGALQRSGSLGKLRDVLRRSSELLVKKLQGNGPPEPRSTNMKRAASLNYLNKTSDDPFQTRGSGKLRESRGLSSSTVDLYSGN from the exons ATGTCCACCATGGTGTACCCACGGGAAGAGAAGCTTGAGAAGCTGTCTCAGGAGGAGATCATCTCCAACACTAAGCTGGTGATCCAGGGCCTGGAGGCCCTGAAGAACGAGCACAACTCCATCCTCCACAGCCTGCTGGAGACCATCAAGTGCCTAAAGAAGGATGAGGAGGCCAACCTGGTGCATGAGAAGTCCAACCTGCTGCGCAAGTCAGTGGAGATGATTGAACTGGGCCTGGGAGAGGCACAG GTGATGATGGCCCTGTCCAACCACCTGAACGCGGTGGAGTCGGAGAAGCAGAAGCTGCGCGCCCAGGTCAGGAGGCTTTGCCAGGAGAACCAGTGGCTGCGCGACGAGCTGGCCAACACCCAGCAGAAGCTTCAGAAGAGCGAGCAGAGCGTggcccagctggaggaggagaagaagcacCTGGAGTTCATGAACCAGCTCAAGAAATACGACGAGGATGTGTCACCCACC caggaggaaaaggatGGAGAAACACCCAAGGACTCTCTGGATGACCTCTTCCCCAATGACGAAGAGGAGCACGGCCCAGGCA TGCAGCACCAGCACAACAGTGCAGCCGTGGCAGCGGCCCAGCAGGGAGGCTATGAGATTCCGGCCCGTCTGAGGACCCTCCACAACCTGGTGATCCAGTACGCCTCCCAGGGCAGGTACGAGGTGGCCGTGCCCCTGTGCAAGCAGGCCCTGGAGGACCTGGAGAAGACCTCTGGACACGACCACCCTGACGTGGCCACCATGCTCAACATCCTGGCCCTGGTCTATAG GGATCAGAACAAATACAAAGAGGCCGCCCATCTGCTGAACGATGCTCTGTCCATCCGTGAGAAAACCCTGGGCAAAGACCACCCCGCC GTTGCTGCGACGCTGAACAACTTGGCCGTGCTGTATGGAAAGAGGGGGAAGTACAAGGAGGCTGAGCCTCTGTGTAAGAGGGCCCTGGAGATCAGAGAAAAG GTCCTGGGGAAGGATCACCCAGACGTGGCCAAGCAGCTGAACAACCTGGCTCTGCTGTGTCAGAACCAGGGCAAGTATGAGGAGGTGGAGTACTACTACTGCCGTGCCCTGGAGATCTACGAGTCCAGGCTGGGCCCAGACGACCCCAACGTGGCCAAGACCAAGAACAACCTG gCATCCTGCTTTCTCAAACAGGGGAAATACAAGGAGGCTGAGATTCTGTACAAAGAGATTCTGACCCGCGCCCATGAGAAAGAGTTTGGATCCGTCGATG ctgaAAACAAGCCTATCTGGATGCATgcggaggaaagggaggagatgaGCAAG GGCAAGCACAGAGACAACACTCCGTACGGAGAGTATGGAGGCTGGTACAAGGCCTGCAAAGTCAACAG cccCACAGTGAACACCACCCTGAGGAACCTGGGTGCCCTGTACCGCCGACAGGGCAAACTAGAGGCCGCCGAGACCCTGGAGGAATGTGCCATGAGGTCTCGCAAGCAG GGCATTGACCCAATCCACCAGACACGTGTGGTGGAGATCCTGAAGGATGGAGATGGCGAGAGGCGGAGGAGCAGGGACAGCCTGTCCAACGTTAAGTATGAGAGCGGCTCCGAGACCGGCGAGGAAGTGAGTATGGGCGTGGAGTGGAACGGG gatgGCAGTGGAGCGCTGCAGCGCAGCGGCTCTCTGGGGAAGCTGAGGGACGTTTTACGCCGCAGCAGCGAGCTGCTGGTGAAGAAACTGCAGGGCAACGGACCGCCTGAACCTCGCAGCACCAA CATGAAGCGAGCTGCTTCCTTAAATTACCTGAACAAGACCAGTGACGACCCATTCCAG ACTCGGGGCAGCGGTAAGTTAAGGGAGAGCCGGGGCCTGAGCTCCAGCACTGTGGATCTGTACAGTGGAAACTGA
- the klc1b gene encoding kinesin light chain 1b isoform X2, producing MSTMVYPREEKLEKLSQEEIISNTKLVIQGLEALKNEHNSILHSLLETIKCLKKDEEANLVHEKSNLLRKSVEMIELGLGEAQVMMALSNHLNAVESEKQKLRAQVRRLCQENQWLRDELANTQQKLQKSEQSVAQLEEEKKHLEFMNQLKKYDEDVSPTQEEKDGETPKDSLDDLFPNDEEEHGPGMQHQHNSAAVAAAQQGGYEIPARLRTLHNLVIQYASQGRYEVAVPLCKQALEDLEKTSGHDHPDVATMLNILALVYRDQNKYKEAAHLLNDALSIREKTLGKDHPAVAATLNNLAVLYGKRGKYKEAEPLCKRALEIREKVLGKDHPDVAKQLNNLALLCQNQGKYEEVEYYYCRALEIYESRLGPDDPNVAKTKNNLASCFLKQGKYKEAEILYKEILTRAHEKEFGSVDAENKPIWMHAEEREEMSKGKHRDNTPYGEYGGWYKACKVNSPTVNTTLRNLGALYRRQGKLEAAETLEECAMRSRKQGIDPIHQTRVVEILKDGDGERRRSRDSLSNVKYESGSETGEEA from the exons ATGTCCACCATGGTGTACCCACGGGAAGAGAAGCTTGAGAAGCTGTCTCAGGAGGAGATCATCTCCAACACTAAGCTGGTGATCCAGGGCCTGGAGGCCCTGAAGAACGAGCACAACTCCATCCTCCACAGCCTGCTGGAGACCATCAAGTGCCTAAAGAAGGATGAGGAGGCCAACCTGGTGCATGAGAAGTCCAACCTGCTGCGCAAGTCAGTGGAGATGATTGAACTGGGCCTGGGAGAGGCACAG GTGATGATGGCCCTGTCCAACCACCTGAACGCGGTGGAGTCGGAGAAGCAGAAGCTGCGCGCCCAGGTCAGGAGGCTTTGCCAGGAGAACCAGTGGCTGCGCGACGAGCTGGCCAACACCCAGCAGAAGCTTCAGAAGAGCGAGCAGAGCGTggcccagctggaggaggagaagaagcacCTGGAGTTCATGAACCAGCTCAAGAAATACGACGAGGATGTGTCACCCACC caggaggaaaaggatGGAGAAACACCCAAGGACTCTCTGGATGACCTCTTCCCCAATGACGAAGAGGAGCACGGCCCAGGCA TGCAGCACCAGCACAACAGTGCAGCCGTGGCAGCGGCCCAGCAGGGAGGCTATGAGATTCCGGCCCGTCTGAGGACCCTCCACAACCTGGTGATCCAGTACGCCTCCCAGGGCAGGTACGAGGTGGCCGTGCCCCTGTGCAAGCAGGCCCTGGAGGACCTGGAGAAGACCTCTGGACACGACCACCCTGACGTGGCCACCATGCTCAACATCCTGGCCCTGGTCTATAG GGATCAGAACAAATACAAAGAGGCCGCCCATCTGCTGAACGATGCTCTGTCCATCCGTGAGAAAACCCTGGGCAAAGACCACCCCGCC GTTGCTGCGACGCTGAACAACTTGGCCGTGCTGTATGGAAAGAGGGGGAAGTACAAGGAGGCTGAGCCTCTGTGTAAGAGGGCCCTGGAGATCAGAGAAAAG GTCCTGGGGAAGGATCACCCAGACGTGGCCAAGCAGCTGAACAACCTGGCTCTGCTGTGTCAGAACCAGGGCAAGTATGAGGAGGTGGAGTACTACTACTGCCGTGCCCTGGAGATCTACGAGTCCAGGCTGGGCCCAGACGACCCCAACGTGGCCAAGACCAAGAACAACCTG gCATCCTGCTTTCTCAAACAGGGGAAATACAAGGAGGCTGAGATTCTGTACAAAGAGATTCTGACCCGCGCCCATGAGAAAGAGTTTGGATCCGTCGATG ctgaAAACAAGCCTATCTGGATGCATgcggaggaaagggaggagatgaGCAAG GGCAAGCACAGAGACAACACTCCGTACGGAGAGTATGGAGGCTGGTACAAGGCCTGCAAAGTCAACAG cccCACAGTGAACACCACCCTGAGGAACCTGGGTGCCCTGTACCGCCGACAGGGCAAACTAGAGGCCGCCGAGACCCTGGAGGAATGTGCCATGAGGTCTCGCAAGCAG GGCATTGACCCAATCCACCAGACACGTGTGGTGGAGATCCTGAAGGATGGAGATGGCGAGAGGCGGAGGAGCAGGGACAGCCTGTCCAACGTTAAGTATGAGAGCGGCTCCGAGACCGGCGAGGAA GCCTAA
- the mrpl2 gene encoding large ribosomal subunit protein uL2m has translation MAVSCLTRALRCLSLSQPALVSSQAVAQTKLRTQAISIAQLSLPPVTVFSTVRQCRGFLTTASLDQNRTLWKQREKYTIRPIGMKKTGGRDHSGRIRTHGIGGGHKQRYRWIDFQRLRYEPGKEDQIFEEKVVEVRYDPCRSADIALVAGGNRKRWIIATESMQVGDIIKTSGVIGRMAVSANEGDAYRLGALPVGTLVNNLEILPGKGAEYIRAAGTSGVLLRKVNGTAIVQLPSKQQVQVLETCMVTVGRVSNIDHNKRIIGKAGRNRWLGIRPSSGLWQRKGGWAGRKIKPLPPMKSYINLPSISAK, from the exons ATGGCGGTGTCGTGTCTGACTCGGGCTCTACgctgcctgtctctgtcccagCCTGCTCTGGTGTCCTCACAG GCAGTGGCGCAGACTAAGCTGAGGACTCAGGCCATCTCCATCGCTCAGCTGTCTCTGCCGCCTGTGACTGTGTTCAGCACAGTCCGGCAGTGCAGAGGCTTCCTCACAACAGCGTCTTTGGACCAGAACCGCACACTGtggaagcagagggagaagtaCACTATCAGGCCTATTGGGATGAAAAAGACAGGAGGCAGAGATCACTCGG GAAGGATACGGACACACGGCATCGGCGGCGGCCACAAACAGAGATACCGCTGGATCGACTTCCAGCGGCTTCGCTATGAACCCGGCAAAGAGGACCAGATCTTCGAAGAGAAGGTTGTTGAAGTCCGATACGACCCATGCAG ATCTGCAGATATTGCCCTGGTAGCTGGAGGCAACAGAAAGCGATGGATTATCGCTACAGAGAGCATGCAGGTCGGAGACATCATCAAAACATCTGGAGTTATTGGACGCATGGCAG TCTCAGCCAATGAGGGCGATGCCTACCGACTAGGAGCTCTCCCTGTGGGCACCTTGGTGAACAACCTGGAAATACTTCCAGGGAAGGGAGCCGAGTACATCCGTGCTGCAG gcaCAAGTGGCGTATTGCTCCGGAAAGTAAACGGAACAGCAATTGTCCAGCTTCCTTCAAAGCAGCAGGTTCAG gtattgGAGACCTGCATGGTGACGGTGGGTCGCGTGTCCAACATCGACCACAATAAACGGATCATTGGCAAAGCCGGACGCAACCGCTGGCTCGGCATTCGCCCTTCAAGCGGCTTGTGGCAGAGGAAGGGCGGCTGGGCCGGACGCAAGATCAAACCTCTGCCCCCGATGAAGAGTTACATCAACCTGCCCTCCATCTCTGCTAAATAA